The following are encoded together in the Rhizoctonia solani chromosome 10, complete sequence genome:
- a CDS encoding WD repeat-containing protein, whose amino-acid sequence METKQTRSGPKPMGDTIRTFFPCFGRRAKPDAEIRVCDRGSSEPVELVDVEANLSAAAKSGPNWSLLDTVLAGLENAVEVFPPLQAALGGLREVVGNTKVSERNRTEYEQLASELQAQVRVLIDHVGSANPTWMPHSISKIAYLIQAEIELIKTQQEKGKISRIRNALDEETEIQSYRKVDSLFRQLQSEVSFSTWRSVQDQHMTSLLLPAPNAWYDAALSAEAYRGGCTPGTRKRIIDDFLDWASSTDTFHLYWMNGMPGTGKTTIAYTLCQQLESTKQLGACFFCSRISPDCRDVNRIFPTIAYQLAQYSNPYRNKLFEVLSETRNIAQRNINVQFENLVLKPLASVKKVLQRDVVVVIDALDECSDGGEQVLALLVKGAAQLPIKFMVTSRPDPSISRQMDIARASLTHQVFYLHEIERSLVQDDVIIYLRQAFEQNAIPASAQDIEQLARYAGNLFIVAATTVRYILGNGSILATSHSLERMEAALKMIKTGSGAKTAYEVIDSLYRGILEGLLQKLESNEKEDVCRVLWATLCIREPVSVSTLSAVIGMQASTVESIVKLLQSVLYLSNSTGMVSTLHASFPDFMFSQDRAAHLHCDRNLQDDMLSRSCFGLMERQLRFNICGLETSYRRDMDVPGLQNRVDECVSPELFYACRYWVDHLRSIPVSKERARILRRFLYDQLLYWIEVLSLKGWVSNAMSSMSEAERWLSGDMDKNAETTNLQTAVHDAQRLIISFTASPAIKSMPHLYLSSLPAASKDSEVLRYHHKRFRGLSDTLTGRASDIRGRNDALVTWTVGPIGGSTEVSRDGARIASYGTGGNIQVWDIRRAEVVLDLVGGHPQSGYIQSAAFSSKGSHLASGSRDGTICIWDITSGGLLTTTIHYHPGSINTLAFSPSDSMLASASFDGTVCLWNLRPTEQPSIKFEYHNGEGDVCFSPDGTLLASAGRGRVIYIRSTLTGALSISPLQGHNAAVGCVRFSPDGQRLASSSKDMTVRMWSPHDGTLLAGPFHVSMDVHGFQPISFSPDPQGTLLACHTSVINSVHFLPGGTQLISSSDDGTIRIWEAQHSHKQSDIARKGHTMYINSVAVSPDGTLVVSGSDDMSICMWDAVSGALIRQILYAHDGYIQCVAFSLDGTMITSGSTDCNIRMWDPYSGEPMEDLLTGHTGWVWAVSFSPDGRKLVSGSSDQTIRIWGLQKDEVTSSCLSGHRDLVHSVVFSSDGTQVASGSVDCHVGLWDAQQSSLVWMRKSHTDTVNIVKFSPSGGFVASGSDDGMILLWDVSVGNIAGAMSAAQDRRVESLSFSPDGHSIAVGSSDYSIAIWDVDSRSLKQSFEGYSGVMSVAFTPDGRYVIAGSEDASIHKWDTTAIQNSTSEEASWVARKDGWVTDQSDRLLLWLPHDLRGRLFLDPRNVFTILAGEVFVPRAPSLDDFCFGDSTRSLAEPTTPVSTTVPTPNSTTAPSLLPESSFAQRFAAEKYEKPPVTPFSESDSLSPTRLPAGTRLPPISDPLLDFTASLIQKHGERTKAARTVAQVLEHIHILTGGAPPLPIYREAIRLVSPSVKVVTLKKRAKNLPTPRPLTERQRTRTGILAIFKASDKRPEKHVWERVGRECINVLRGESDAIKKLEEVHRFAMANRANASMAGAVGGATSSAALQRRRALAGKSGYRGLVQNSRVFLIAVFASLGGLLYGYNQGVFSSVLDMYSFNARMASVTNDSGTKGWLVAILELGAWFGVLCTGQLADKLGRKRTILLAVVVFVIGVIIQTAAFQPVSIFVGKWEY is encoded by the exons ATGGAAACCAAACAAACTCGTAGTGGTCCTAAACCCATGGGCGATACAATTCGCACCTTTTTTCCATGCTTTGGCCGACGTGCTAAACCAGACGCAGAGATCCGTGTCTGTGATCGCGGCAGTAGTGAGCCCGTGGAGCTTGTTGATGTCGAAGCCAACTTGTCTGCAGCAGCAAAATCAGGACCTAATTGGAGTCTACTGGATACTGTATTGGCTGGACTGGAGAATGCGGTCGAGGTGTTTCCTCCTTTGCAAGCAGCACTTGGGGGATTGCGCGAGGTTGTAGGGAACACAAAG GTATCAGAGCGAAATCGGACTGAATACGAACAACTCGCATCGGAATTGCAAGCACAAGTCAGGGTTCTGATCGACCACGTCGGTAGCGCCAACCCAACATGGATGCCTCACTCGATCTCTAAGATTGCATA TTTAATCCAAGCGGAAATTGAGCTGATTAAGACGCAACAAGAAAAGGGTAAAATAAGTAGAATCAGAAATGCACTGGACGAGGAGACGGAGATACAAAGCTATCGAAAGGTTGACTCGCTTTTCCGGCAGCTTCAG AGTGAGGTATCATTCAGCACATGGAGGTCCGTACAGGATCAGCATATG ACATCCCTACTTCTCCCGGCGCCCAACGCCTGGTACGATGCCGCGCTTTCAGCAGAAGCATACCGTGGCGGCTGCACTCCTGGCACTCGCAAGCGTATCATCGACGACTTCTTAGACTGGGCAAGCAGTACTGATACCTTCCACCTCTACTGGATGAACGGCATGCCGGGCACTGGCAAGACCACCATCGCATACACCCTCTGCCAGCAGCTTGAGTCCACCAAGCAGCTCGGTGCTTGCTTCTTCTGCTCTCGTATCTCCCCCGACTGTCGAGACGTCAATCGCATATTCCCAACTATCGCATATCAACTCGCGCAGTACTCGAATCCCTACCGAAACAAGCTATTCGAGGTCCTGAGCGAAACTCGCAACATCGCACAGAGAAACATAAACGTCCAGTTTGAGAACCTGGTACTGAAGCCGCTTGCGTCGGTCAAGAAGGTGCTGCAGCGCGATGTTGTGGTCGTGATAGACGCGCTTGACGAATGCTCGGACGGTGGGGAGCAGGTGCTGGCGTTGCTTGTCAAGGGTGCTGCGCAGCTGCCGATCAAGTTCATGGTCACCAGCCGACCGGACCCGAGTATCTCGCGACAGATGGACATAGCTCGGGCTAGCTTGACTCATCAAGTGTTCTATTTACATGAGATCGAGAGGTCGCTTGTTCAGGATGATGTGATCATATACCTCCGACAGGCGTTTGAACAGAATGCGATTCCAGCTTCCGCCCAGGATATCGAGCAACTTGCCCGTTATGCGGGTAACCTATTTATTGTAGCGGCCACAACTGTACGATACATCCTCGGAAACGGATCTATACTAGCTACTTCTCACTCTCTAGAGCGAATGGAAGCAGCCTTGAAGATGATCAAGACGGGGTCAGGTGCCAAAACCGCGTATGAGGTGATCGACTCATTGTACAggggaatactggaaggtcTACTACAAAAGCTGGAATCAAATGAAAAGGAAGACGTATGCCGAGTGCTATGGGCTACGCTCTGTATACGCGAGCCAGTATCAGTCAGCACACTGTCAGCGGTAATTGGAATGCAAGCAAGCACCGTGGAGAGCATCGTCAAGCTGCTTCAGTCCGTGCTTTACCTGTCCAACTCCACTGGGATGGTATCAACCCTGCACGCATCATTTCCTGACTTCATGTTTAGCCAAGATAGGGCCGCTCACTTGCACTGCGATAGAAACTTACAGGATGACATGCTCTCTCGTAGCTGCTTTGGCCTGATGGAAAGGCAGCTGAGGTTCAACATCTGCGGGCTGGAAACTTCATATAGACGGGACATGGATGTACCGGGCCTTCAGAATCGCGTGGACGAGTGTGTAAGCCCCGAGCTATTCTATGCGTGTCGATATTGGGTGGACCACCTACGAAGTATACCAGTGTCGAAAGAAAGAGCGAGAATATTGAGAAGGTTCCTGTACGATCAGCTACTATACTGGATCGAGGTCCTCAGCCTCAAGGGCTGGGTGTCAAACGCTATGAGCTCGATGAGCGAGGCTGAAAGGTGGCTGTCG GGCGACATGGATAAAAATGCTGAAACAACAAACCTACAAACTGCAGTCCATGACGCCCAGAGATTGATCATATCGTTCACAGCCAGTCCTGCCATAAAGAGCATGCCACATCTATACCTTTCGTCACTACCGGCTGCATCCAAAGATAGCGAAGTACTCAGATATCATCATAAGAGGTTTCGAGGGCTTTCAGACACACTGACAGGCCGTGCATCAGATAtcagaggaagaaatgaTGCACTCGTAACATGGACGGTCGGACCTATAGGTGGGAGCACAGAGGTTTCTCGTGATGGTGCGCGCATTGCATCATATGGCACTGGTGGAAATATTCAGGTCTGGGACATTAGACGCGCTGAGGTGGTTCTTGATCTCGTCGGTGGCCACCCGCAGTCAGGATATATTCAGTCAGCTGCATTCTCCTCCAAAGGATCGCACCTTGCCTCAGGGTCCAGAGATGGGACCATATGCATATGGGACATTACCAGCGGGGGCCTTCTGACCACCACCATCCACTACCACCCTGGGTCAATTAATACACTTGCATTTTCTCCTAGCGATAGCATGCTAGCATCTGCTTCATTCGACGGCACCGTCTGCCTTTGGAACCTTCGACCCACTGAGCAGCCAAGCATAAAATTCGAGTACCATAATGGCGAGGGGGACGTCTGCTTCTCTCCGGATGGCACCCTCTTGGCGTCAGCTGGCCGTGGCCGTGTCATCTACATACGAAGCACACTGACCGGCGCACTTTCGATCAGCCCACTCCAAGGACACAATGCAGCTGTAGGCTGCGTGCGTTTCTCCCCAGACGGTCAGCGACTTGCATCATCGTCAAAGGACATGACAGTTCGTATGTGGAGTCCGCATGACGGCACTCTGCTTGCTGGTCCATTCCACGTGTCTATGGATGTCCACGGCTTTCAGCCAATCTCGTTCTCGCCAGACCCACAAGGCACGTTGCTTGCCT GTCACACTTCCGTTATCAACTCGGTACATTTCTTGCCAGGTGGCACTCAGCTTATATCTAGCTCCGACGATGGCACGATCCGCATCTGGGAAGCTCAGCATAGTCATAAGCAATCCGACATCGCACGGAAAGGACACACCATGTACATCAACTCGGTGGCAGTTTCGCCTGATGGCACGCTCGTTGTTTCCGGCTCGGACGATatgagtatatgcatgtgGGATGCAGTATCTGGTGCACTCATTCGACAGATCCTATACGCACACGACGGCTACATCCAGTGTGTTGCGTTCTCTCTTGACGGCACAATGATCACATCAGGCTCGACTGATTGTAACATACGCATGTGGGACCCGTACAGCGGCGAGCCTATGGAAGATCTGCTCACCGGCCACACTGGTTGGGTTTGGGCCGTTAGCTTTTCGCCAGATGGACGCAAACTTGTCTCAGGGTCTAGTGATCAGACCATCCGAATATGGGGCCTGCAGAAAGACGAGGTGACGAGTAGCTGTTTATCTGGGCACAGAGATCTAGTTCATTCAGTCGTATTCTCATCCGATGGGACGCAAGTGGCCTCTGGGAGTGTAGATTGCCATGTCGGTCTATGGGATGCGCAGCAGTCGAGCTTGGTCTGGATGCGCAAGAGCCACACCGACACTGTTAACATCGTGAAATTCTCACCCAGCGGAGGTTTTGTTGCCTCTGGCTCGGATGATGGCATGATATTGCTGTGGGATGTGTCTGTTGGCAACATAGCCGGTGCAATGTCAGCCGCGCAGGATCGCCGGGTTGAGTCCCTTTCGTTCTCTCCCGATGGCCACAGCATAGCTGTTGGATCATCCGACTATTCAATAGCCATATGGGACGTCGACTCAAGGTCGCTCAAGCAGTCGTTCGAGGGGTACAGTGGAGTTATGTCTGTCGCtttcactcccgacggcagATATGTCATTGCTGGCTCGGAAGATGCGTCTATACACAAGTGGGACACTACGGCTATACAAAACTCGACAAGCGAAGAAGCATCATGGGTTGCTCGTAAAGACGGATGGGTGACCGACCAGAGCGATCGGCTACTGCTTTGGCTCCCGCATGACTTGAGAGGAAGGCTGTTCCTGGACCCGCGTAATGTGTTCACTATCCTGGCTGGCGAAGTCTTTGTCCCTAGAGCCCCCAGCCTTGATGACTTTTGCTTCGGGGATAG TACTCGATCATTAGCAGAGCCAACGACACCCGTTAGCACAACTGTGCCCACACCTAATTCGACGACAGCACCGTCTTTGCTCCCAGAGTCTTCGTTCGCCCAGAGATTCGCCGCTGAGAAATACGAGAAGCCCCCAGTGACGCCTTTTTCTGAATCCGATAGCCTATCTCCTACTCGACTCCCTGCCGGCACTCGACTTCCGCCAATCTCTGACCCACTCCTCGACTTTACGGCCTCTCTCATCCAAAAGCACGGAGAGCGAACCAAGGCCGCACGAACAGTAGCACAAGTGCTGGAGCATATTCATATCCTGACCGGTGGTGCCCCTCCTTTGCCTATATACCGCGAAGCAATTCGACTGGTGAGCCCCAGCGTCAAAGTGGTAACTCTGAAGAAGCGCGCCAAGAATCTGCCGACGCCTCGACCGTTGACGGAACGGCAGCGAACGAGGACTGGTATATTAGCCATCTTTAAAGCGAGCGACAAACGGCCAGAGAAGCATGTGTGGGAACGAGTTGGGAGGGAATGTATAAATGTGCTGAGGGGTGAGAGTGATGCGATTAAGAAACTGGAAGAGGTGCACAGATTTGCTATGGCTAACCG TGCGAATGCGTCT ATGGCCGGGGCAGTTGGAGGTGCTACTAGTTCGGCTGCGCTACAGAGGCGACGAGCTCTTGCCGGGAAATCTGGCTAC AGGGGTCTCGTCCAAAATAGTCGAGTCTTCTTAATTGCTGTTTTTGCATCTCTTGGTGGACT TCTCTATG GTTACAATCAA GGTGTATTTTCTAGTGTACTGGACATGTATTCTTTCAATGCTCGTATGGCATCCGTAACCAACGACTCGGGAACAAAAG GTTGGCTCGTCGCAATTTTGGAACTCGGCGCTTGGTTTGGTGTTCTGTGCACCGGTCAACTTGCGGACAAACTCGGTCGTAAACGCACCATCCTGTTGGCCGTGGTGGTCTTCGTTATCGGTGTGATCATTCAAACAGCGGCTTTCCAACCCGTCTCTATTTTCGTAGGCAAGTGGGAATATTAA
- a CDS encoding FtsJ-like methyltransferase, which translates to MSGRYGMSRVCIPVSPSAYPLADPDISELVYSMMSEDPSLDIHALKSQELLQALLARPDCAILAELAALRSQGWESESLDSVFLAQRTTADTNRSPEDDTKWLHLMCKSLSQMDRQKRFIHTNRFIDIGCFPGGYSTYILQKCPLATGLGISLPFEDGGHGLAIPADLLPRMELRTADLTNFDLAPSIPKPQTLFVQLGTLPFELNSFDLVVCDGHSLRNNPDNMDRPWNWTRLLISQLLMGLRAVSAGGTIFLKLSHLEKALGARILLALSRVARSVRTIKPQLHAIRGTFYVIAQQISIKSTNYRILIESLERLWYNMSFEGETGHGRAITWEEEDTILNWDEVMSEGGLNKLARFGAEVWGVQCNALRRMLHARGIGAKNINNRMGASEDARH; encoded by the exons ATGTCCGGGCGCTACGGAATGTCCCGTGTTTG TATACCCGTCTCTCCTTCAGCGTACCCTCTCGCCGATCCTGACATATCTGAGCTGGTATATTCTATGATGAGCGAGGATCCGTCTCTCGATATCCATGCTCTCAAATCCCAGGAGCTCCTTCAAGCTCTTCTAGCTCGCCCGGATTGTGCGATACTGGCCGAACTTGCGGCATTACGAAGCCAG GGATGGGAATCGGAATCTTTGGATAGCGTATTTCTCGCACAGCGGACGACTGCAGATACTAATAGGTCTCCTGAAGATGATACCAAGTGGCTGCATCTGATGTGCAAAAGCCTTAGTCAAATGGATAGGCAGAAACGCTTTATTCACACAAATCGGTTCATAGATATTGG TTGTTTCCCTGGCGGTTATTCCACGTACATTTTACAGAAATGCCCACTGGCTACAGGGCTTGGCATATCGCTTCCTTTTGAGGACGGAGGGCACGGGTTAGCAATCCCAGCTGATCTACTTCCTCGTATGGAGCTACGCACAGCAGATCTAACCAATTTCGATCTTGCGCCCTCCATTCCTAAACCACAAACACTCTTTGTCCAGCTAGGAACCTTGCCTTTCGAACTCAACAGCTTCGATCTAGTAGTATGCGACGGCCATTCATTGCGCAACAATCCCGATAACATGGACAgaccatggaactggacaCGACTACTGATCTCTCAGCTTCTTATGGGATTGCGCGCTGTCTCGGCTGGAGGGACCATTTTCCTCAAGCTCTCCCATCTTGAAAAGGCGCTGGGAGCACGCATACTCCTAGCTTTATCCCGTGTTGCGCGCTCAGTTCGAACAATCAAGCCTCAGCTGCATGCTATTCGAGGGACGTTTTACGTTATAGCGCAGCAAATATCTATTAAATCAACAAACTACCGGATTTTGATCGAATCATTGGAAAGGCTTTGGTACAATATGAGTTTTGAGGGAGAGACAGGCCACGGTCGGGCGATCACatgggaagaagaggatACAATCTTGAATTGGGACGAAGTGATGAGCGAAGGTGGGCTCAATAAGCTTGCGCGTTTTGGCGCCGAGGTGTGGGGGGTTCAATGCAACGCTCTGCGTAGGATGTTACATGCGAGGGGAATTGGGGCCAAAAATATTAACAATCGAATGGGTGCTTCAGAAGATGCTCGCCACTAG
- a CDS encoding Sugar (and other) transporter, producing the protein MAVPLYNAELAPPEVRGSLVAMQQMSIVTGIMISFWIDYGTNYIGGPGENQSEAAWRIPLALQLVPALILGIGVIFMPYSPRWLVAQGRDEEAIKVLCMTRELPADSDIIQIEYLEIKAEVLFEAELEQARYPQYQDGSRSSRFKLGLSKYTSLITNRTYLIRVAVGSLTMFFQQWTGINAVLYYAPSIFRSLGLSGNTISLLATGVVGITMFLTTIPTVIYIDQVGRKPVLVSGAIIMGVCHLIIAILSARFNESWPSHTAAGWVACVLVWIFAAAFGYSWGPAAWVLVAEIYPISVRGPGMSIAASSNWMNNFIVGQVTPSMMEHITYGTFIFFGLFSLAGGAFVHFLVPETKGLTLEEMDLAFGDHSGTAAADRERMTEISNRIGLSRLTGGAEIGHGKVESADEKHSVEHAE; encoded by the exons ATGGCTGTTCCGCTGTATAATGCCGAGTTGGCACCTCCCGAGGTTCGAGG ATCTTTGGTCGCCATGCAGCAAATGTCGATTGTAACGG GCATTATGATATCATTCTGGATTGACTACG GGACGAATTATATCGGAGGACCTGGTGAAAACCAGTCTGAGGCCGCCTGGAGGATCCCTTTGGCCCTTCAACTTGTGCCTGCCCTCATTCTTG GTATCGGTGTTATTTTCAT GCCATACTCTCCTCGATGGCTCGTAGCACAAGGGCGTGATGAAGAGGCCATCAAGGTTCTTTGCATGACACGCGAGCTCCCCGCGGACTCAGATATCATCCAGATTGAATACCT CGAAATCAAAGCCGAAGTTCTGTTCGAGGCGGAACTCGAACAGGCACGGTATCCCCAATATCAAGACGGTAGCAGATCCTCGCGTTTCAAGCTAGGACTCAGCAAGTATACTAGCCTTATTACCAATCGAA CCTACCTCATTCGCGTTGCTGTTGGTTCCTTGACTATGTTCTTCCAACAATGGACCGGTATTAACGCAGTGCTCTAT TATGCTCCCAGCATCTTCAGGTCGCTTGGCCTTAGCGGGAATACAATTTCGTTACTTGCTACTGGGGTTGTTGGCATAAC TATGTTCCTCACGACCATTCCAACTGTTATCTATATCGACCAAGTAGGAAGAAAGCCTGTGCTTGTTAGCGGGGCGATAATTATGGGTGTCTGCCACCTTATTATTGCGATCCTATCCGCCAGATTCAATGAATCTTGGCCATC GCATACTG CCGCTGGGTGGGTGGCGTGTGTTCTGGTCTGGATTTTTGCTGCTGCGTTCGGGTACTCTTGGG GACCGGCTGCATGGGTCCTTGTCGCTGAAATCTACCCTATCTCTGTACGTGGCCCAGGAATGTCAATCGCCGCGTCTTCAAACTGG ATGAATAACTTTATTG TTGGGCAAGTTACCCCGAGCATGATGGAGCA TATTACGTACGGCACTTTCATCTTCTTCGGCCTATTCTCTCTCGCGGGAGGAGCATTTGTTCACTTTTTA GTACCGGAGACTAAAGGGCT CACCCTTGAAGAGATGGATCTTGCATTTGGA GATCACTCAGGCACTGCCGCGGCAGATCGCGAACGCATGACAGAGATATCCAATAGAATCGGTTTGTCGCGGCTTACAGGAGGAGCTGAAATAGGGCACGGGAAAGTAGAAAGCGCTGATGAGAAACACAGTGTGGAACACGCTGAATAA
- a CDS encoding OPT oligopeptide transporter protein — translation MRPVRTSASSRAIPSASPHHLTMVHAQVDATREGIEANPPVAVMSTVESGAPLAQVPSIVGAYREDGQIAIVNDGSPFPVDPNLPEETAQLTWRAVIIGSLLGLIVGASNVYLGLKTGFTFGAGLFGAIFGFAIIKPLSHVLPEKLGGGYFGPKENAVVQTAATSAGSLTGLFVAAVPAMYHLGLMKTPKEDIGRLFTLTIITAFYGLFFAIPLRKYYILKQRLVFPSPTATAFTIRSLHDTTTPAARIAAAKKIKILAISFVGSLTFKTVSQYAPGILWDWHIFWWLYTWGWKGIISAESWGWVIELTPAFFGAGMLSGLNASWSFMLGSILAWGVIGPVLVKQGKAFGVPQDETIPGWMAYTSMSSKDYINRPSPRYWLLWPGVFLMVCYSFAEIAFSAPIFWSAMKSAYRDARYKLRETQARRKGQEFNEPKPEGYEAMEDPAPPHEQVPVWAWVTGLALSIVATLVVGHFQFHLDAGVGIVSLLLAFLFAFIGVQSSGTTDVNPVGVIAKASQLVIGGITKAQGIPLKEAQLANLVAGSVAGQAASHAVDMTGDLKTGHLLRASPAAMFWSQIAGSFIGIWLSVGLFVLFATAYPCLTDLEIPCTSFGMPAVSAWRSVTIAVTAPTLPIPHSSGMCAIALGIAAAATVVVKHLWIPQKYHKWIPNWNGIGLGFVVPQTYYPIAMIVGAHVAYTWESRRPKSAEIWIFALAAGLIAGEGMGGVLSALLTIVKKNEHFGWRDGISQPFVEGYTTDKYQTGQTKIPPDVALKDGVIGHENQANAAKLFGSRLFGRWPSGTPLEKQPAEDRGVPEDELNSFDYKKVKSPNCPFAAHIRKTNPRNDLPGNFTVNSSIVRAGIPYGEEIKEDSQEKRENRTIIDRGLAFVAYQSIIKEGFIEQQKQWANNPDFPPNPLHEIVPGFDGIIGQNNKPGDARVRNGIDGLKISKDFVHPRAGCYFFVPSIPALHEYFSG, via the exons ATGCGCCCAGTTAGGACCAGTGCTTCTTCACGGGCCATCCCCTCTGCTTCCCCACACCATCTCACCATGGTTCACGCCCAGGTCGATGCCACCCGCGAGGGTATTGAAGCTAACCCTCCGGTCGCTGTCATGAGCACCGTTGAGTCTGGCGCACCTCTCGCCCAAGTCCCTTCCATCGT CGGCGCTTACAGGGAGGACGGCCAGATCGCTATCGTCAACGATGGCTCTCCCTTCCCCGTCGATCCCAATCTGCCAGAGGAAACCGCCCAACTCACCTGGCGAGCGGTTATCATTGGTAGTCTGCTTGGGTTGATTGTCG GTGCCTCGAACGTTTATCTCGGTCTCAAGACGGGCTTCACCTTTGGTGCTGGTCTATTCGGTGCTATCTTTGGTTTCGCCATCATCAAGCCTCTATCACACGTTCTTCCTGAGAAGCTTGG CGGTGGTTACTTCGGTCCCAAAGAGAACGCGGTGGTTCAAACGGCAGCTACCTCGGCTGGTAGCTTGACTGGTCTTTTCGTCGCTGCTGTTCCCG CCATGTACCACCTCGGCCTCATGAAGACACCCAAAGAGGATATCGGCCGTTTGTTCACTCTCACTATCATTACTGCCTTTTACGGATTGTTCTTTGCTATTCCCCTGCGCAAATACTACATCC TGAAACAGCGTTTGGTCTTCCCTTCGCCAACCGCTACCGCGTTCACTATCCGCTCCCTCCATGACACCACCACCCCTGCTGCACGTATCGCTGCTGccaagaagatcaagattCTTGCGATCTCGTTTGTCGGTTCTTTGACCTTCAAGACCGTCTCGCAGTATGCTCCAGGTATCCTCTGGGACTGGCATATCTTCTGGTGGCTGTACACTTGGGGATGGAAGGGAATCATCAGCGCCGAGTCCTGGGGTTGGGTCATCGAGCTCACTCCTGCCTTCTTCGGTGCCGGTATGCTTTCGGGTCTCAACGCGTCCTGGTCCTTCATGCTCGGCTCCATTCTCGCTTGGGGTGTAATCGGTCCCGTCCTCGTCAAGCAGGGTAAGGCATTCGGTGTCCCTCAAGATGAGACTATTCCAGGCTGGATGGCATACACCTCCATGAGCTCCAAGGATTATATCAACCGTCCTTCCCCTCGTTACTGGTTGCTTTGGCCTGGTGTTTTCCTGATGGTCTGCTACTCGTTCGCTGAGATCGCATTCTCTGCTCCCATCTTCTGGTCAGCGATGAAGTCGGCCTACAGGGATGCTCGCTACAAGCTCCGCGAGACTCAGGCTCGCCGCAAGGGCCAGGAATTCAACGAGCCCAAGCCCGAGGGTTACGAGGCTATGGAAGATCCCGCACCACCACACGAGCAGGTTCCTGTCTGGGCCTGGGTCACCGGTTTGGCTCTCTCCATCGTCGCTACCCTCGTCGTCGGTCACTTCCAGTTCCATCTCGATGCTGGTGTCGGTATTGTTTCCCTCCTCCTCGCCTTCTTGTTCGCCTTTATCGGTGTCCAGTCCTCGGGCACCACTGATGTTAACCCCGTCGGTGTTATCGCCAAGGCCTCCCAACTCGTTATTGGTGGTATCACCAAGGCTCAGGGCATCCCTCTCAAGGAGGCTCAACTTGCCAACTTGGTCGCTGGTTCCGTCGCCGGTCAAGCCGCATCGCACGCTGTCGACATGACTGGTGATCTCAAGACCGGCCACCTCCTGCGCGCATCCCCCGCTGCGATGTTCTGGTCTCAGATCGCTGGCTCGTTCATCGGTATCTGGCTGTCCGTCGGCCTCTTCGTCCTTTTCGCGACCGCCTACCCATGCTTGACCGATCTCGAGATCCCGTGCACGAGCTTCGGTATGCCCGCTGTCTCTGCATGGCGCTCGGTCACCATCGCCGTCACCGCCCCCACTCTACCCATCCCTCACTCCTCCGGCATGTGCGCCATTGCCCTCGGTATCGCCGCCGCGGCAACCGTCGTAGTCAAGCACCTCTGGATCCCACAAAAGTACCACAAGTGGATCCCGAACTGGAACGGTATCGGTCTCGGCTTTGTCGTTCCTCAGACCTACTACCCTATCGCCATGATCGTCGGTGCCCACGTCGCCTACACCTGGGAGTCCCGACGCCCCAAGAGCGCTGAGATTTGGATCTTTGCGCTCGCGGCTggtttgattgccggagagGGCATGGGTGGTGTCCTCAGCGCGCTCTTGACAATTGTTAAA AAAAATGAACATTTCGGATG GCGTGACGGAATATCCCAACCCTTCGTCGAAGGATACACGACTGACAAATATCAAACTGGACAAACAAAGATTCCTCCAG ACGTCGCGTTAAAGGATGGTGTTATAGGACATGAAAATCAGGCGAATGCGGCTAAGTTATTTGGTTCTCGATTGTTTGGGCGTTGGCCATCCG GTACTCCGCTGGAGAAGCAACCTGCTGAAGATCGCGGCGTACCTGAAGATGAACTCAATTCCTTCGATTACAAAAAGGTCAAGTCGCCAAATTGTCCGTTTGCAGCTCATATACGCAAGACAAATCCTCGGAATGACTTACCCGGAAATTTTACTGTGAATTCAAGTATAGTAAGGGCTGGTATCCCATACGGTGAAG AGATCAAAGAAGATTCACAAGAAAAGAGAGAGAACAGAACGATAATCGACCGAGGGTTAGCTTTCGTTGCCTACCAGAGTATTATAAAAGAGGGTTTCATAGAACAACAGAAAC AATGGGCGAATAACCCAGACTTCCCTCCTAACCCCCTCCATGAAATAGTCCCCGGGTTTGATGGAATCATTGGCCAAAACAACAAGCCCGGTGATGCCCGTGTGCGTAATGGGATAGATGGCCTGAAGATATCCAAAGACTTCGTCCATCCTCGAGCAGGATGCTATTTCTTTGTTCCTTCTATTCCAGCACTCCATGAGTACTTTTCAGGTTAA